In the genome of Pseudomonas sp. B33.4, the window AGCGACAAGGCGCTGGGCTGCAATTTGCTCGCTTTCAGGGCTTTTTCGACATTCGGGGTAAGTGAAGTATTGATGGTGGCAGCGGAAACAGGCAGGGCCAGAGGCAGAAGAAGGCCGGCGAGAAACAGTGGACGCAACGATTTGATCATATGAAATAAAACCCTACAGCCGAGGGGAAAAAGACGAGGACATGGATGAAAAGGTCCTCAGTGGTCACGAAAGTGTCGGCATTATGCCCCAACCTGTAACAGGTTGTGCCTTGTCCGGGCAGGCCAATACGTTATTTTTTTACAGGCGGTCAGTCGCTGTGTCCAGAGAGTCGGGCAATCGATTGCTTAAACTGGTAAAGTGCCGGCCGTTATTACTTAAGAGGATTGTTCCAATGGCGACTAACCGTTCCCAGCGTCTGCGCAAAAAACTGTGCGTTGATGAATTTCAAGAGCTGGGTTTCGAACTGAACCTGGACTTCAAAGAAGACTTGTCCGAAGAAGCCATTGACGCTTTCCTCGAAGCCTTCATCAAAGAAGCCATGGAAGCCAATGGTCTGGGTTATGTTGGCGGCGACGACTTCGGTCTGGTATGCCTGCAGAAACGTGGCTCGGTCAACGAAGAGCAGCGTGCTGCCGTTGAAGCCTGGCTGAAAACCCGCTCCGAGCTGACCAAGTATGAAGTCAGCCCGTTGCTGGACGTGTGGTATCCGGAAAAGCCGATCAACGCGGCCAAGTGATACTGAAAAAAACGGCGACCTGAGGGTCGCCGTTTTTTTTCGTCTGGTGGTTGGGTGTTTGGGTGTTCGGTTTGGGATTTGTGGTGAGTCTGCCCCTCACCCCAGCCCTCTCCCGGAGGAGAGGGAGCCGATTTGCGAGCTATTCAATACCTGAGTTCGACTCGGTATCCCACGTCGGCGTATTTCTTCCAAGCACCTCGGTCAGTCCCCTCTCCCCCGGGGAGAGGGTTAGGGTGAGGGGCTTTTGACCTTAAGCTTTACGCCAATTCAAGATCACCAGCGTCAAAACACCCGCAACAATCCCCCAGAACGCCGAACCAATGGAAAACAACGTCAACCCCGACGCCGTGACCATAAAGGTAATCAACGCCGCCTCACGTTCCTTCACCTCGGACATGGCAATGCTCAAGCCATTGATGATCGAGCCAAACAGCGCCAGCGCGGCAATCGATAGCACCAGTTCCTTCGGCAACGCGGCAAACAATGCCGCCAACGTGGCGCCGAACACCCCGGCAATCCCGTAGAAAATCCCGCACCAGACCGCAGCGGTGTAGCGCTTGTTGCGATCTTCATGGGCGTGCGGCCCGGTGCAGATCGCCGCGCTGATGGCCGCGAGGTTGATGCCGTGGGAGCCGAACGGCGCCAGCAACAGCGAAGCGATGCCGGTGGTGGTGATCAGCGGCGAGGCCGGGACGTTGTAGCCGTCGGCGCGTAACACGGCGATGCCGGGCATGTTCTGCGAGGTCATCGCCACCACAAACAATGGAATGCCGATGCTGATGGTCGCCGCCAGCGAGAAGTGCGGCGTGGTCCACACCGGTGTTGCCACTTCCAGATGAAAACCGCTGAAATCCAGCAACCCCATGAAGCCCGACAGTGCCGTGCCGATCAGCAGCGCGGCGAGCACCGCATAACGCGGCGACAGGCGTTTGATCAGCAGATAAGTGAAGAACATCCCCAACACCAGCCCGGTGCGATGTTGCGCGGCGACGAAAATTTCACTGCCGATCTTGAACAAAATCCCGGCCAGCAACGCCGCCGCCAGTGACGCCGGGATCTTTTTCACCAGCCGTTCGAAGCTGCCGGTCAGCCCGCAGATCGTCACCAGCACGGCGCAAGTGATGTAGGCGCCGATGGCCTCGCCATAACTGACGCCGCCCAGACTGGTGATCAGCAAGGCCGCGCCGGGTGTTGACCAGGCGATAGTGATCGGCGTGCGATAACGCAACGACAAGCCGATCGAGCACACCGCCATGCCGATCGAAATCGCCCAGATCCACGAAGAAATCTGCCCGCTGGTCAGGCCTGCCGCTTGCCCGGCCTGGAACATCAGCACCAGCGAGCTGGTGTAACCGGTCATCATTGCGATGAACCCGGCGACGATGGCTGAAGGCGAAGTGTCGGCCAGTGGGCGGAGTCGGGTGTGGGTGGCGTCGTTCATGACAACGGTGTTCCTTATACCAATGAAGATGTCCGCCACAACAAAGAACCCATGTGGGAGCGAGCCTGCTCGCGAAAGCGGTGTGTCAGTCAACATTCATATTGAATGTGAAATGGCTTTCGCGAGCAGGCTCGCTCCCACAGGGGATCACAGTCATTCGGCGGATTCTGCGATCAAGCCTAAACTCAAACGTAACGGATCGTTGCAATACAGCCGAAGTCACAAACAGCCGTACAGTCGTGTTGCCACCTTTCATTGTGTACAATCGCGCTGTTTTTTACGCGATACTTGCCAGCGACCTACTGTGCCGTATTACAGTCACGGTCTATTCGCCGCAGTTCTCCCGACTCGAGTGCCCATGAACGAACAGTTGCAACCCCTCAAGAAACAACCGCGAGCAGGCAAAGCCGGCCGCAGCGGAACCCAGGACGATATTGTCTACGCGCATATCTTCGAGGCCATCCTCGAACAGCGTCTGGCGCCCGGCACAAAATTGAGCGAAGAAGCGCTGGGGGAAATCTTTGGGGTCAGTCGCACCATCATTCGCCGCGCGCTGTCGCGTCTGGCCCATGAAGGCGTCGTGCTGTTGCGGCCGAACCGTGGCGCCGTGGTCGCCAGCCCGAGTGTTGAAGAAGCCCGTCAGGTGTTTCTCGCCCGTCGTCTGGTCGAACGCGCGATCACTGAGCTGGCGGTGCAACACGCCACCGCCGAGCAGATCGCCGAATTGCGGCAGATGGTCAATGACGAACGCGACAGCTTCTCCCGTGGTGATCGTGGCGCCGGTATTCGTCTGTCGGGCGAATTCCACCTGAAACTGGCGGAAGCGGCGATGAACGCACCGTTGATCAGCTTCCAGCGCAGCCTCGTGTCGCAAACGTCGCT includes:
- a CDS encoding benzoate/H(+) symporter BenE family transporter; this translates as MNDATHTRLRPLADTSPSAIVAGFIAMMTGYTSSLVLMFQAGQAAGLTSGQISSWIWAISIGMAVCSIGLSLRYRTPITIAWSTPGAALLITSLGGVSYGEAIGAYITCAVLVTICGLTGSFERLVKKIPASLAAALLAGILFKIGSEIFVAAQHRTGLVLGMFFTYLLIKRLSPRYAVLAALLIGTALSGFMGLLDFSGFHLEVATPVWTTPHFSLAATISIGIPLFVVAMTSQNMPGIAVLRADGYNVPASPLITTTGIASLLLAPFGSHGINLAAISAAICTGPHAHEDRNKRYTAAVWCGIFYGIAGVFGATLAALFAALPKELVLSIAALALFGSIINGLSIAMSEVKEREAALITFMVTASGLTLFSIGSAFWGIVAGVLTLVILNWRKA
- a CDS encoding GntR family transcriptional regulator produces the protein MNEQLQPLKKQPRAGKAGRSGTQDDIVYAHIFEAILEQRLAPGTKLSEEALGEIFGVSRTIIRRALSRLAHEGVVLLRPNRGAVVASPSVEEARQVFLARRLVERAITELAVQHATAEQIAELRQMVNDERDSFSRGDRGAGIRLSGEFHLKLAEAAMNAPLISFQRSLVSQTSLIIAQYESGNRSHCSYDEHTQLIDAIEKRDGELAVNLMMHHMDHIDSKLNLDEEGASDDLHAVFSHLLQTKKPGRPSAKL
- a CDS encoding YggL family protein, with protein sequence MATNRSQRLRKKLCVDEFQELGFELNLDFKEDLSEEAIDAFLEAFIKEAMEANGLGYVGGDDFGLVCLQKRGSVNEEQRAAVEAWLKTRSELTKYEVSPLLDVWYPEKPINAAK